One window of the Candidatus Binatia bacterium genome contains the following:
- a CDS encoding ABC transporter permease translates to MARPDAGSAPAATGAAAGLSLATGASERAGGRWAGVWRELKRNRLAIAGLYIVLLLFAVAAGADFLANNKPYYMVYQGRTYFPVFRSGLVRFGLAQWQPELLNVDFKTIAAARIVFPPVPYLASDIDLTAPFEEPSARHWLGTDKLGRDVMAGLVHGSRISLSIGFVAVGIALMVGVVLGALAGYFGSWIDLIVSRIFEIMLTLPTLFLLIAIAAMFPPSIFLTMAIIGLTGWVGIARFTRGEFLKIRNLDYVTAALALGVTARKIMFRHILPNALAPVLVSVVLGIAGAILIESSLSFLGIGVPADTVTWGSILNEARSNTFAWWLALFPGAAIFITVLSYYLVGEGLRDALDPRLRGSK, encoded by the coding sequence ATGGCGCGGCCGGATGCCGGCTCGGCGCCCGCCGCGACCGGGGCCGCGGCGGGCCTAAGCCTCGCAACCGGCGCGAGCGAAAGGGCCGGAGGACGGTGGGCCGGCGTTTGGCGTGAATTGAAACGTAATCGCCTCGCGATCGCCGGACTGTATATTGTGCTGTTGCTTTTTGCCGTCGCCGCTGGCGCGGATTTCCTCGCCAATAACAAGCCCTATTATATGGTCTACCAGGGGCGAACTTATTTCCCAGTCTTTCGCAGCGGCCTGGTTCGCTTCGGCCTGGCACAATGGCAGCCCGAGCTTCTCAACGTGGACTTCAAGACGATTGCCGCCGCGCGCATCGTTTTTCCGCCGGTGCCCTATCTGGCGAGCGACATCGATCTCACCGCGCCTTTCGAAGAGCCTTCGGCGCGGCACTGGCTCGGCACGGACAAGCTCGGGCGCGACGTGATGGCCGGGCTGGTCCACGGCTCGCGGATTTCCCTTTCGATCGGCTTCGTGGCGGTCGGCATCGCACTCATGGTCGGTGTCGTTCTCGGCGCGCTCGCCGGCTACTTCGGCTCCTGGATCGATCTCATCGTCTCGCGCATCTTCGAAATCATGCTGACGCTGCCGACTCTTTTTCTCCTCATCGCAATTGCGGCGATGTTTCCGCCGAGCATTTTCCTCACCATGGCGATCATCGGCCTCACCGGCTGGGTTGGCATCGCCCGTTTCACCCGCGGCGAATTTTTGAAGATCCGCAATCTTGACTATGTGACCGCGGCGCTGGCGCTCGGCGTAACGGCGAGAAAGATCATGTTCCGCCATATCCTACCCAACGCGCTCGCGCCGGTGTTGGTCTCGGTGGTGCTCGGCATCGCCGGCGCGATCTTGATCGAGTCGAGCTTGAGCTTTCTCGGCATCGGTGTGCCGGCCGACACTGTGACGTGGGGCTCGATCCTGAACGAAGCGCGGAGCAACACTTTCGCCTGGTGGCTCGCGCTCTTTCCCGGCGCGGCTATTTTTATTACAGTGCTCTCTTACTATCTCGTCGGCGAGGGGTTGCGCGACGCTCTCGATCCAAGGCTCAGAGGCTCCAAATAA
- a CDS encoding ABC transporter substrate-binding protein — MKPFLVALVVAALAAPAAAQITKPVYISLPSAGNVQHLPLTAARYKGYYEEMGLPNAQVVYLRGNAINVQAIVGGSVHFASAFGPSMHVMFRGEQLRVLVQIFNQIPMSLITRPEVKKLEELKGAKIAVTFGGSTYSVLLAMLSHFGLPQNFGEYLNLPGDQAKAAALIQGKVAAALMAPPADGPVLKAGFKRLVYLGDVFKGVPFSAMLTTAKLIQEEPDLVERTVKAVVKAMVFIRQNREGGIELVMKHGQVDKDTATSLYDLVRDAYVPSLSADGIMKRAELEIATLKERPNFDPKQFMDDRFLKKAMASLGVKEQ, encoded by the coding sequence ATGAAGCCGTTTCTCGTCGCACTCGTTGTCGCTGCGCTCGCCGCGCCAGCCGCGGCGCAGATCACCAAGCCGGTTTACATCTCGCTTCCCAGCGCCGGCAACGTCCAGCATCTGCCGCTCACCGCGGCGAGGTATAAAGGCTACTACGAAGAGATGGGCCTCCCGAACGCGCAGGTGGTGTACCTCCGCGGCAACGCGATCAACGTGCAGGCGATCGTCGGCGGCAGCGTCCATTTCGCTTCCGCCTTCGGGCCGTCGATGCACGTGATGTTTCGCGGCGAGCAGCTCCGCGTCCTCGTCCAGATTTTCAACCAGATCCCCATGAGCCTGATCACCCGCCCGGAGGTGAAAAAGCTCGAGGAGCTGAAGGGCGCGAAGATCGCCGTGACTTTCGGCGGCTCGACCTACAGCGTGTTGTTGGCGATGCTCAGCCATTTCGGCCTGCCGCAGAATTTCGGCGAGTACCTGAACCTGCCGGGCGATCAGGCCAAGGCCGCCGCGCTCATACAGGGAAAAGTCGCCGCGGCGCTGATGGCGCCGCCCGCGGACGGGCCGGTGCTGAAAGCGGGCTTCAAGCGTCTCGTCTATCTCGGCGACGTTTTCAAAGGCGTGCCGTTCAGCGCGATGCTCACGACCGCCAAGCTGATTCAAGAAGAGCCGGATCTCGTCGAGCGGACGGTCAAGGCGGTGGTGAAGGCGATGGTCTTCATCCGCCAGAATCGAGAAGGCGGCATCGAGCTGGTGATGAAGCACGGGCAGGTGGATAAAGACACCGCTACGTCGCTTTACGACCTCGTGCGCGACGCCTACGTTCCTTCGCTCAGCGCCGACGGCATCATGAAGCGCGCCGAGCTGGAGATCGCGACGCTGAAAGAAAGGCCGAACTTCGACCCGAAGCAGTTCATGGACGACCGCTTCTTGAAAAAGGCGATGGCGTCGCTGGGAGTCAAAGAACAGTAA
- a CDS encoding alpha/beta fold hydrolase: protein MTGQERTLEEVKTEVLRRAGKVNPFERTKKEDVEEVLDRLNSLDPDLWGKEWGRIGARYEARAAEQEKKGQSKDAGDLYYLAYEYYRIGRYPVPSGPEKMNCYRGALRNFHKAGRYLDPPIERIEIPFEGKKVVGYLQIPRGLNRPPVVMHWGGVDGWKEDSRGQSEALHRLGLATFVIDMPGAGENPLLGQEPRAERTFSAAMDYLESRADIDGRRIAVMGRSFGGYWAAKLAYVEAKRLKGAVNWGAGVHLTFQPEWLRPALTERASQYLMGPASLLDSRSYIFRAKTLEEVLEIAPRLSLKTQGLLDQPSAPLLFVNGKHDDQHPVEDIYLAMEHGDPKEARIFADGGHMGRVPGQRNDEALAVATQWLQRRLAEN from the coding sequence ATGACAGGACAAGAGCGAACTCTCGAAGAAGTAAAGACGGAGGTTTTGCGGCGCGCTGGAAAGGTGAACCCGTTCGAGCGGACGAAGAAAGAAGATGTCGAAGAGGTGCTTGATCGCTTGAATAGCCTCGACCCGGATTTGTGGGGAAAGGAGTGGGGCAGGATCGGCGCGCGCTACGAGGCGCGCGCAGCGGAGCAAGAAAAGAAAGGGCAGAGCAAAGACGCCGGCGATTTGTATTATCTCGCCTACGAATATTACCGCATCGGGCGCTATCCGGTGCCGAGCGGCCCGGAGAAAATGAATTGCTACCGCGGCGCGCTGCGAAATTTTCACAAAGCGGGCAGATATCTCGATCCTCCGATTGAAAGAATCGAAATTCCGTTCGAAGGAAAAAAAGTCGTCGGCTATCTGCAAATTCCCCGCGGACTGAATCGCCCGCCGGTGGTGATGCACTGGGGTGGGGTGGACGGCTGGAAGGAAGATTCGCGCGGGCAGAGCGAAGCGCTCCATCGTCTCGGACTTGCGACGTTCGTCATCGACATGCCGGGCGCCGGAGAAAATCCCCTGCTCGGCCAGGAGCCGCGCGCGGAGCGGACCTTTTCCGCCGCGATGGATTATCTCGAAAGCCGCGCCGACATCGACGGTCGGCGCATCGCGGTCATGGGGCGGAGCTTCGGCGGCTACTGGGCGGCGAAGCTCGCCTACGTCGAGGCGAAGCGGCTCAAGGGCGCCGTCAACTGGGGCGCCGGGGTGCACTTGACGTTTCAACCGGAATGGCTTCGTCCCGCGCTCACCGAGCGCGCCTCACAGTACCTCATGGGTCCGGCGAGCCTGCTCGATTCGCGCTCGTATATTTTTCGCGCGAAAACGCTCGAAGAGGTGCTGGAGATCGCGCCGCGCCTTTCGCTGAAGACGCAAGGACTCCTCGATCAACCCAGCGCGCCGTTGCTCTTCGTCAACGGCAAGCATGACGACCAGCATCCGGTGGAAGATATTTATCTCGCGATGGAGCACGGCGATCCCAAAGAGGCGCGCATCTTCGCCGACGGCGGCCACATGGGACGCGTTCCGGGCCAGCGAAACGACGAGGCGCTGGCGGTCGCGACGCAGTGGCTTCAGCGGAGGCTAGCGGAAAACTGA
- a CDS encoding D-2-hydroxyacid dehydrogenase family protein, which translates to MRAVVLEDYLNYAVTAPCMQPLRERCEVVVYDKPAASEDENVERMAGAAIVIPVRNRVSFTESLLSRIRHVKLTSQTGPWLSHIDLRAAAKLGIAVARCPDDGDDVVKTGTAEQTWNLILALMRDTELNQKTMRAGGWQVRAGHGLAGKTLGILGPGKIGGRVARVGLAFEMRVIGWSRTLDKERAAAIGIEAVSLDGLLAESDVISIHIPLTDTTRGFIGAREFGLMKPMAIVVITSRGGVIEEKALIEALRAGRIAGAGFDVYSQEPLPKDHPLRALPNVVMQPHIGGYTEEGYYWKFAPAVENAIAFLDGRPQNLVGEKDIARQLSRQATYLT; encoded by the coding sequence ATGCGCGCCGTCGTCCTCGAAGATTATCTCAACTATGCGGTCACCGCTCCGTGCATGCAGCCGCTAAGAGAGCGCTGCGAGGTGGTCGTCTATGACAAGCCCGCCGCTTCCGAAGACGAGAACGTCGAGCGCATGGCCGGCGCGGCAATCGTCATCCCGGTGCGCAATCGCGTCAGCTTCACCGAGTCGCTGCTGTCGCGCATACGGCACGTTAAGCTGACCTCGCAAACCGGCCCGTGGCTCTCGCACATCGACCTCAGGGCCGCCGCGAAACTCGGCATCGCGGTCGCGCGCTGTCCCGACGACGGCGACGACGTGGTGAAGACCGGCACCGCGGAGCAGACGTGGAATCTCATTCTGGCGCTCATGCGCGACACCGAGCTGAATCAAAAAACTATGCGCGCCGGCGGCTGGCAGGTGCGCGCGGGACACGGCTTGGCGGGAAAGACGCTCGGCATCCTCGGTCCGGGGAAAATCGGCGGCCGGGTCGCGCGCGTCGGGCTCGCGTTCGAGATGCGCGTGATCGGCTGGAGCCGGACCCTCGATAAAGAACGCGCCGCGGCGATCGGAATCGAAGCGGTATCGCTGGATGGACTGCTGGCCGAGTCCGACGTGATCTCGATCCACATCCCGCTCACGGACACGACGCGGGGATTTATCGGCGCGCGGGAATTCGGCCTGATGAAACCGATGGCGATCGTCGTCATCACCTCGCGCGGCGGCGTCATAGAAGAGAAAGCGCTCATCGAAGCGCTCCGCGCCGGGCGAATCGCCGGCGCCGGCTTCGACGTCTACTCCCAGGAGCCGCTGCCCAAAGACCATCCGCTGCGCGCGCTGCCGAACGTCGTGATGCAGCCGCACATCGGCGGCTATACCGAAGAGGGATATTACTGGAAGTTCGCTCCCGCGGTGGAGAACGCCATCGCCTTTCTCGACGGCCGGCCGCAGAATCTCGTCGGAGAAAAAGATATCGCGCGGCAACTCAGCCGCCAGGCGACGTATCTGACTTAA
- a CDS encoding nucleotidyl transferase AbiEii/AbiGii toxin family protein, whose product MSFLYYPYPVLRRLLNYKGVAVSHPLDVALTKITAIAQRGSRRDFVDLYWACHKGLTLPLLFKRFPEKYGKTNYSPYHLIRSLVYFTDAEKEPMPKLLLPLSWRDVRQFIETEVRKLRLSVL is encoded by the coding sequence GTGAGCTTTCTCTACTATCCCTATCCGGTCTTGCGGCGACTTTTGAATTATAAGGGTGTCGCCGTATCTCATCCTTTGGACGTTGCCCTAACCAAAATCACCGCCATCGCTCAGCGCGGCAGCCGGCGCGATTTTGTCGATCTCTATTGGGCCTGTCACAAAGGACTGACGCTGCCTCTGTTGTTCAAAAGGTTTCCGGAGAAGTACGGCAAGACCAACTACAGCCCTTACCACCTCATCAGGAGTCTGGTTTATTTCACCGACGCCGAGAAGGAGCCGATGCCAAAACTTCTCCTTCCCCTTTCCTGGCGCGACGTGAGACAGTTTATCGAAACCGAAGTCCGAAAGCTTAGGCTGAGCGTGCTCTGA
- a CDS encoding alpha/beta hydrolase, whose amino-acid sequence MGRVKSLEEIKAMIRERRGKRNIFRRAKREDVESVLARLTSKDPELWAAEWSRVAKPYEEEGARLEKAGKSKEAREAYVMAYTYYTTGRYPVAHTPGKKECFVKSLELYEKAGRYFEPPLERVEIPYGDKNIPVYLRVARDGKKHSVVINFGGIDSFKAESYEYDEALQAAGMGTCAVDMPGVGECPIKGSTTAESLFSAVIDYLAKRPEIDPKRIAIQGRSFGGYWAAKMAFVEAKRLRAAVVWGGGVHYFFQEDWLRESTNAESYLMDHDIARCAAFGVATVDELAKIFPSLSLKTQGWLDKPSCPMLIVNGKEDLQTPIDDLYILLEYGAPKAARIFPGGHMGQTPETLPTIIRWLKNELS is encoded by the coding sequence ATGGGCCGAGTGAAAAGTTTGGAAGAGATCAAGGCGATGATCCGCGAGCGCAGGGGCAAGCGCAACATCTTTCGCCGCGCCAAGCGCGAAGACGTCGAATCCGTGCTGGCGCGCCTCACCAGCAAAGACCCCGAGCTGTGGGCGGCGGAGTGGTCGCGGGTCGCGAAGCCCTACGAGGAAGAAGGCGCCAGGCTCGAAAAGGCGGGAAAATCCAAGGAAGCGCGCGAGGCCTACGTCATGGCCTACACCTACTACACGACGGGACGGTATCCGGTGGCGCACACGCCGGGAAAGAAGGAATGCTTCGTCAAGAGTCTAGAACTTTATGAAAAAGCTGGACGCTACTTCGAGCCGCCGCTGGAGCGGGTCGAGATTCCCTATGGCGATAAAAACATCCCCGTCTATCTGCGCGTCGCGCGCGACGGCAAAAAACATTCCGTCGTGATCAACTTCGGCGGCATCGATTCGTTCAAGGCGGAGAGCTACGAGTATGACGAGGCGCTGCAAGCGGCGGGGATGGGAACCTGCGCCGTCGATATGCCGGGCGTCGGCGAATGTCCGATCAAAGGCTCGACCACGGCCGAATCTCTCTTCAGCGCGGTCATCGATTATTTGGCGAAGCGGCCGGAGATCGATCCCAAGCGCATCGCCATCCAAGGAAGAAGCTTCGGCGGCTACTGGGCGGCGAAGATGGCGTTCGTCGAGGCGAAACGGCTCCGCGCCGCCGTCGTCTGGGGCGGCGGCGTGCACTATTTCTTTCAGGAAGATTGGCTCCGCGAATCGACCAACGCGGAAAGCTATCTGATGGACCACGACATCGCCCGCTGCGCCGCCTTCGGCGTCGCGACCGTGGATGAGCTGGCGAAGATTTTTCCCTCACTGTCGTTGAAGACGCAAGGCTGGCTCGACAAGCCCTCCTGCCCGATGCTCATCGTCAACGGCAAAGAGGACCTGCAGACGCCGATCGACGATCTTTATATTCTTTTGGAATACGGCGCGCCGAAAGCCGCGCGCATCTTCCCCGGCGGTCACATGGGCCAGACGCCCGAGACGCTGCCGACGATCATCCGCTGGCTTAAGAATGAGCTGAGCTGA
- a CDS encoding ABC transporter ATP-binding protein codes for MATLLQVKDLRTSFFTPEGEVQAVDGVSFEIGEGETLGVVGESGCGKSVTALSILRLVPSPPGRIVGGEILYRGRDLLKLDKESMRRIRGNEISMIFQEPMTSLNPVFTVGDQIGEAIRLHQGLNKRETRAKTIEMLRLVKIADPESRVDDYPHQLSGGMRQRVMIAMALSCNPSLLIADEPTTALDVTIQAQILELMEELQAKLGMALMLITHDLGVVAERADEVAIMYAGKIVERTTAKEIFSRPLHPYTVGLLNSLPGARGHKKKRLAAIPGVVPSPLELPSGCRFRDRCPRAAGLCAEAEPELVEKEKNHWVACYFPGPSVEEFKDTAVGAI; via the coding sequence GTGGCCACGTTACTCCAGGTCAAAGATCTCCGGACATCCTTTTTTACTCCCGAAGGCGAGGTTCAAGCCGTCGACGGCGTGAGCTTCGAGATCGGCGAGGGCGAGACGCTCGGCGTCGTCGGAGAGTCGGGTTGCGGCAAGAGCGTCACAGCGCTTTCGATCCTGCGTCTCGTGCCGTCGCCTCCCGGCCGGATCGTCGGCGGCGAGATCCTCTACCGCGGACGCGATCTCTTGAAGCTCGACAAAGAGTCGATGCGCCGCATCCGCGGCAACGAGATCTCGATGATCTTCCAGGAGCCGATGACCTCGCTCAATCCGGTTTTTACCGTCGGCGACCAGATCGGCGAGGCGATCCGGCTGCATCAGGGATTGAACAAGAGAGAGACGCGGGCGAAGACGATCGAGATGCTCCGATTGGTCAAGATCGCCGATCCCGAGTCCCGGGTCGACGACTACCCGCACCAGCTCTCCGGCGGCATGCGCCAGCGCGTCATGATCGCGATGGCGCTCTCCTGCAATCCCAGCCTCTTGATCGCCGACGAGCCGACCACCGCGCTCGACGTCACGATTCAGGCGCAGATTCTCGAATTGATGGAAGAGCTGCAAGCCAAGCTTGGGATGGCGCTGATGCTCATCACCCACGACTTGGGCGTCGTCGCCGAGCGCGCCGACGAGGTCGCGATCATGTACGCCGGCAAGATCGTCGAGCGGACGACCGCCAAAGAGATCTTCAGCCGGCCGCTCCATCCGTACACGGTCGGGCTGTTAAATTCGCTTCCCGGCGCGAGAGGACATAAGAAGAAGCGGCTGGCGGCGATTCCCGGCGTAGTGCCGAGCCCGCTGGAATTGCCCAGCGGCTGCCGCTTCCGCGATCGCTGCCCCAGAGCGGCCGGACTCTGCGCCGAGGCCGAGCCCGAGCTGGTGGAAAAAGAGAAAAATCATTGGGTGGCGTGTTATTTTCCAGGACCCAGCGTTGAAGAGTTCAAAGACACAGCTGTTGGAGCTATTTAA
- a CDS encoding dipeptide ABC transporter ATP-binding protein — protein sequence MSLLEIRGLKKYFPVGGGLFSRRKGEVRAVDGVDLKVEAGETLGLVGESGCGKSTLGRAILRLIEPSDGEVVFEGKNLSKLSPRELRDMRREMQIIFQDPYASLNPRMRVGDIVGEGLEIHKLAAGRKKRDRVMELLRQVGLREEHYGRYPHEFSGGQRQRIGIARALAVNPRFIVADEPVSSLDVSIQAQIINLLQELQEKMHLTYFFISHDLRVVEHISHRVAIMYLGKIVEIAPSDKIYQEAKHPYTRALLSAVPMPDPERKKERIVLQGDVPSPVNPPAGCSFHPRCPYRVDVCDKIEPALEFADGHGASCHVFGPGKRV from the coding sequence ATGAGTCTGCTCGAAATTCGCGGTCTGAAGAAATATTTTCCCGTCGGCGGCGGGCTGTTCTCGCGGCGCAAGGGAGAAGTCCGGGCCGTGGACGGAGTCGATCTCAAGGTCGAAGCCGGCGAGACGCTCGGGCTGGTCGGCGAGTCCGGCTGCGGCAAATCGACGCTCGGCCGCGCCATTCTGAGGTTGATCGAGCCAAGCGATGGCGAAGTCGTTTTCGAGGGAAAAAATCTCTCGAAGCTTTCGCCGCGCGAGCTGCGCGACATGCGGCGCGAGATGCAGATCATCTTCCAGGACCCCTACGCTTCGCTGAACCCGCGCATGCGCGTGGGCGACATCGTCGGCGAAGGTCTGGAGATCCACAAGCTTGCCGCGGGCAGGAAAAAGCGCGACCGGGTGATGGAATTGCTCAGGCAGGTCGGCCTCAGAGAAGAGCACTACGGTCGCTATCCGCACGAGTTCAGCGGCGGCCAGCGGCAGCGAATCGGCATCGCCCGCGCGCTGGCCGTCAATCCCAGGTTCATCGTCGCCGACGAGCCGGTCTCCTCGCTCGACGTCTCCATTCAAGCGCAGATCATCAATCTGCTGCAGGAGCTGCAGGAGAAAATGCATCTCACCTATTTTTTTATCTCCCACGATCTCAGAGTGGTCGAGCACATCAGCCACCGCGTGGCGATCATGTATCTGGGAAAAATCGTGGAGATCGCGCCGAGCGATAAGATCTATCAAGAAGCCAAGCATCCTTACACCCGGGCGCTGCTCTCGGCGGTGCCGATGCCCGATCCCGAACGCAAGAAGGAGAGGATAGTTCTTCAAGGCGACGTGCCGAGCCCGGTCAATCCGCCCGCCGGCTGCAGCTTTCACCCGCGCTGCCCCTATCGCGTCGATGTTTGCGACAAAATTGAGCCCGCTCTCGAGTTCGCCGACGGCCACGGCGCCTCCTGCCACGTCTTCGGTCCGGGGAAGAGGGTCTAG